The sequence ATTGTCGATCGTCGCAGTGAAAGGCGGGCTGTTCCATTCCCCGTCTTTTACAGGTTGTACATCATAATGGGCATAGATCAGCACAGTTGGCTTGCCAATGGCTTTATCCCAACTACCGTACACTGCAGGTAGTCCATCAGTAGGCACAATTTTCGCAGTGGTCATGCCGATGGATAGCAATTTTTTAACGATCCAGTCTGCAGCCCTTTCCACATCCGGCTTATTTGCCGGGATGGAGGAGATGCTGGGAATCGCCACCAGGTCTGCATATTCTTTCAGCTGGGTTTCATATGCACCATCAATATATTTTTCATAAGAGGTTTGTGCACTTACGGGGGTAATGGTGGAATAGCTAAGTATCATTAAACTGGTCAGCAACAGGACCCTGAATTTTATCATGCGTATATATTGAAAGTATTTTTGTTTGCGGAAATAAAGGTTTCCTGCTTTTATCAGCAGGGTTTCGTCATAGCAGGTATTTCGTTTCAACAGGCACGCCATTTGTCAATGTTTGATAAACCACACAATATCTTTCTGTGAGTTTTTTCAGGCTCGCCATTTGGTCCGGACTGGCATTTGTTTCCAGGTTAAAATTTAACCGGATGGACCTGAATCCAACAGGAGCATCTTTTGAAACACCCAGGGTTCCCCTGAAATCCAGGTCGCCTTCTGCTGTTATGACACCGTCAATTATTTCAACGCCAATAGCTGTTGCTACGGCACTTAAGGTGACGCCTGCACATGCCACCAGGGCTTCCAGCAATAAGTCCCCGGAACATGCTAAAAGCCCGGTTCCCCCTGTGGCAGGATGTAACCCGGCTGCGATTAATGCCCGCCCCGTCTCGATCTTACAGGATATCCCCTCCGCGATCTTGCCTTGCGCCTTTAATGTGATCATTGCTGATGACGGTTCAGCCCGATACTTCTCTTTAAGTGGGGCCTGCAAACTTTTTAATTCATTCGAATCCATTTTCGGGGCATTTACTGGTAAAGGAACCGGCTACCTGCATTTAGACTGCCTGGTCATCCACACCGGCATCCGATGCATTGGATGTTACAGAAGCAATACCATTGTCGCGCGATTGTGCACTTTCATACATCTGGCTCGTTCCGATCACCTGCCCATTGGTCGCTTTCAGGGTAAAATAAAATTTACCGTTGGTAGCGGTCTTTTTTTCAAATTTGGCGGGGTCCTGGGAATTTTTCCTGACAGATTCAATTCCATTGGTGCAGTTGGCTTTTGTAGAATAGCCCTCGCTGGTTAAAATGGTCTGGTCATTACCGGCATCCAGGTTAAACTGAAATTCCCCGTTGTTGCGTTTTGTGATGACAAACTTTCCCATATCGTTTTTGTTAAAGCTATTAAACTTTTTATTATATGCTCAGCGCGGATTTCTTTTTTCCATTTGTACGTTTCAGGTCTTCCGCTTTTACGGCAGCTTGCGAACGCAGATGCCCGTTGCATTAAATATGGCATTGTGGTCAGTGCTGCTGCGACCAGGTCGGCTACATTCAGCTTTGCAGCAACATGAATTGCTTTCGCAACTACGTAACCGAAAATCAATTGGGACAGAATAACCTGGGGTGGCAAACCATTTTCCATAACCATGTTTATTAGTAGATGTAATACCGGGTCACTTGCTGAAAGTATTGAATGGCACATCCAGTAACACCCCAAATTCCTGTGCAAAATTTACACTCACCCTGCCATGCACAGC comes from Flavihumibacter fluvii and encodes:
- a CDS encoding YegP family protein, yielding MGKFVITKRNNGEFQFNLDAGNDQTILTSEGYSTKANCTNGIESVRKNSQDPAKFEKKTATNGKFYFTLKATNGQVIGTSQMYESAQSRDNGIASVTSNASDAGVDDQAV
- a CDS encoding OsmC family protein, which gives rise to MDSNELKSLQAPLKEKYRAEPSSAMITLKAQGKIAEGISCKIETGRALIAAGLHPATGGTGLLACSGDLLLEALVACAGVTLSAVATAIGVEIIDGVITAEGDLDFRGTLGVSKDAPVGFRSIRLNFNLETNASPDQMASLKKLTERYCVVYQTLTNGVPVETKYLL